The Amaranthus tricolor cultivar Red isolate AtriRed21 chromosome 6, ASM2621246v1, whole genome shotgun sequence genome has a segment encoding these proteins:
- the LOC130815265 gene encoding homeobox protein knotted-1-like LET6: protein MEGGGNNNSSSNNNNNNNSNNNNNNNNRITTSNSMMMENGLYPMIMIPPLSHHHHHHHHHHQNHNNDHNTIKACCCSSAAYDHQHHVMEMEHQTQNLNNSNGGGGSSSSTAGNIKAKIMAHPHYPRLLSAYVSCQKVGAPPEVVARLEELEAIARSQGGGRSGGGVAGFVGEDPALDQFMEAYCEMLTKYEQELTKPFKEAMLFLSRIECQFKALTLSSPSDSPSSACGEHPDRNGSSEEDIDVNHNFIDPSAEDRELKGQLLRKYSGYLGSLRQEFLKKRKKGKLPKEARQQLLDWWSRHYKWPYPSESQKLALAESTGLDQKQINNWFINQRKRHWKPSEDMQFVVMDAAAHSHAHSHYGYMDNVLGNPFPMDVSPTLM, encoded by the exons ATGGAGGGTGGAgggaataataatagtagtagtaataataataataataataatagtaataataataataataataataataggatcACTACTAGTAATTCTATGATGATGGAAAATGGGTTATATCCTATGATTATGATTCCTCCTCTTTcgcatcaccatcaccatcatcatcatcatcatcagaatcaTAACAATGATCACAATACCATCAAAgcttgttgttgttcttcagcTGCTTATGATCATCAACATCATGTGATGGAAATGGAGCATCAAACTCAGAATCTGAATAATAGTAATGGTGGTGGTGGGAGTAGTAGTAGTACAGCTGGGAATATTAAGGCTAAGATTATGGCGCATCCTCATTACCCTCGCCTTTTATCTGCTTATGTTAGTTGTCAAAAG GTTGGTGCGCCGCCAGAAGTGGTGGCAAGATTGGAGGAGTTGGAAGCAATAGCAAGAAGTCAAGGCGGCGGAAGAAGCGGCGGAGGGGTGGCAGGTTTTGTAGGAGAAGATCCAGCTTTGGATCAATTTATGGAAGCTTATTGTGAAATGCTTACCAAATATGAACAAGAACTAACCAAACCTTTTAAAGAAGCCATGCTTTTTCTTTCAAGGATCGAATGCCAATTCAAAGCCCTAACTCTTTCCTCTCCTTCAGACTCTCCATCTTCTG CTTGTGGCGAGCATCCTGATAGGAATGGATCGTCTGAAGAGGATATTGATGTAAACCATAACTTTATTGATCCATCAGCGGAAGACAGGGAATTGAAAGGGCAGCTACTCCGAAAGTATAGTGGTTATTTAGGAAGTCTGAGGCAGGAATTCTTGAAGAAGAGGAAAAAGGGAAAGCTACCTAAGGAAGCTAGGCAACAATTGCTTGATTGGTGGAGCAGACACTACAAATGGCCATATCCCTct GAGTCCCAGAAACTTGCGTTAGCCGAATCGACAGGATTGGatcaaaaacaaataaacaattggTTCATTAACCAGAGAAAAAGGCATTGGAAGCCTTCAGAAGACATGCAATTTGTGGTGATGGATGCTGCTGCACATTCCCATGCTCATTCACACTATGGTTACATGGATAATGTCCTTGGTAATCCTTTTCCCATGGATGTCTCCCCAACCCTTATGTAA
- the LOC130815266 gene encoding chromatin remodeling protein EBS-like: MAKTRPGKRDLDSCTIKGTNKVVRVGDCVLMRPADVGTPPYVARVEKIEADNRNNVKVKVRWYYRPEESMGGRRQFHGAKELFLSDHQDVQSANTIEGKCTVHSFKNYTKLENVGTDDYFCRFEYKAATGAFTPDRVAVYCKCEMPYNPDDLMVQCEGCKDWFHPSCMGMTIEEAKKLDHFLCSDCVAEDDPKKGGSTFSSSPMDVRKPDNKRRKR; encoded by the exons ATGGCAAAAACACGCCCAGGAAAGCGAGACCTTGATTCATGTACCATTAAAGGCACCAACAAGGTAGTTCGAG TTGGAGATTGTGTTCTAATGAGACCTGCTGATGTGGGTACACCACCATATGTTGCCCGAGTTGAAAAGATAGAAGCAGATAATAGGAACAATGTGAAGGTGAAAGTTAGATGGTATTATAGACCAGAAGAATCCATGGGAGGAAGAAGACAATTTCATGGTGCAAAAGAATTGTTCTTGTCTGACCATCAGGATGTACAGAGTGCTAATACAATTGAAGGGAAGTGTACTGTTCATTCATTTAAGAATTACACTAAACTTGAGAATGTTGGTACTGATGATTACTTCTGTAGATTTGAATATAAAGCTGCTACTGGTGCTTTTACTCCTGATCGTGTTGCTGT GTATTGTAAATGTGAAATGCCATATAATCCAGATGATCTTATGGTGCAATGTGAAGGATGTAAGGACTG GTTCCATCCTTCTTGTATGGGCATGACAATTGAAGAAGCAAAGAAGTTGGATCACTTTTTATGCTCTGACTGTGTAGCTGAAGATGATCCTAAAAAAGGGGGCTCCACATTCTCTTCGTCACCTATGGATGT